The Gemmatimonadales bacterium genome includes a region encoding these proteins:
- the fusA gene encoding elongation factor G: MARTVQLEKYRNIGIMAHIDAGKTTTTERILYYTGRTYKLGEVHDGTATMDWMEQEQERGITITSAATTAEWTRFGEEYRINIIDTPGHVDFTVEVERSLRVLDGAVAVFCAVGGVEPQSETVWRQADKYGVPRLAFVNKMDRVGADFDQVVAEIRQKLGARAFPVQYPLGQGELFTGVVDIVRRVVMVYDEASLGQKWHEGPVPAALQDRVEQLRHEVIEASLEFDDELLEKYLNTRELSEEDTRRAIRKATVANGIVPVFCGAAFKNKGVQALLDGVVDFLPSPLEIPPMVGHLPNRTETKATRCANDEEPFAALAFKIMTDPFVGRLTFIRVYSGVLSSGSYVYNSTKDRRERVGRLVQMHANKREEIDEVRAGDIAAVIGLKDTKTGDTLAYEDQAVILEAMRFPNPVIDVAIEPKTKADQDKLAIALQKLSEEDPTFRVHTDPDTAQTIISGMGELHLEIIVDRMRREFKVDANVGRPQVAYRETIRHRVTDIEGRFVRQTGGRGQYGHVVINLEPAAPGAGFVFEDQIVGGSIPREYIRPVEQGIKEALENGVLAGYPVVDVKVELTDGSYHDVDSSEMAFKIAGSMAFKEAARAAKPILLEPIMDVEVVTPSEYLGDVMGDLSSRRGRIGGMTQRAEAQVIGASVPLSEMFGYSTTLRSMSQGRAVYSMQFSRYEEVPKAKAEEIITKVKG, encoded by the coding sequence ATGGCACGCACGGTGCAGCTCGAAAAATACCGTAACATCGGCATCATGGCCCACATCGATGCCGGGAAGACGACTACGACCGAGCGCATCCTGTACTACACCGGCCGCACCTACAAGCTGGGTGAGGTGCACGACGGCACGGCGACCATGGATTGGATGGAGCAGGAGCAGGAGCGCGGCATCACGATCACGTCCGCGGCGACCACCGCCGAGTGGACGCGCTTTGGCGAAGAGTACCGGATCAACATCATCGACACCCCCGGCCACGTGGACTTCACGGTCGAGGTGGAGCGCTCGCTGCGGGTGCTCGACGGCGCGGTAGCCGTGTTCTGCGCGGTGGGCGGAGTCGAGCCCCAGTCGGAGACGGTCTGGCGCCAGGCCGACAAGTACGGCGTCCCGCGACTCGCGTTCGTCAACAAGATGGACCGCGTCGGCGCCGACTTCGACCAGGTGGTGGCGGAGATCCGCCAGAAGCTCGGAGCCAGGGCGTTCCCGGTTCAGTACCCGCTGGGCCAGGGCGAGCTGTTCACCGGCGTGGTGGACATCGTGCGCCGGGTCGTGATGGTGTACGACGAGGCGTCGCTCGGCCAGAAGTGGCACGAGGGCCCCGTCCCGGCGGCGCTCCAGGACCGGGTGGAGCAGTTGCGTCACGAGGTTATCGAGGCGTCGCTCGAGTTCGACGACGAGCTGCTCGAAAAGTACCTCAACACGCGCGAGCTCTCGGAAGAAGACACCCGGCGCGCGATCCGCAAGGCGACCGTCGCCAACGGCATCGTCCCGGTCTTCTGCGGCGCGGCGTTCAAGAACAAGGGCGTGCAGGCGTTGCTGGACGGGGTGGTGGATTTCCTGCCGAGCCCGCTGGAGATCCCGCCGATGGTGGGACACCTCCCGAACCGCACGGAGACCAAGGCGACGCGCTGCGCCAACGACGAGGAGCCGTTCGCCGCGCTGGCGTTCAAGATCATGACCGACCCGTTCGTGGGCCGGCTGACGTTCATCCGGGTCTATTCGGGCGTCCTGAGCTCCGGGTCGTACGTCTACAACTCCACCAAGGACCGGCGCGAGCGGGTGGGCCGGCTGGTGCAGATGCACGCCAACAAGCGCGAGGAGATCGACGAGGTACGCGCGGGCGACATCGCCGCCGTCATCGGGCTCAAGGACACCAAGACCGGCGACACGCTGGCCTATGAGGACCAGGCGGTCATCCTGGAGGCGATGCGGTTCCCGAACCCGGTGATCGACGTCGCCATTGAGCCCAAGACCAAGGCGGACCAGGACAAGCTGGCGATCGCGCTCCAGAAGTTGTCCGAGGAGGACCCGACGTTCCGGGTGCACACCGATCCCGACACCGCGCAGACCATCATCTCCGGGATGGGCGAGCTGCACCTCGAGATCATCGTGGACCGGATGCGCCGGGAGTTCAAGGTGGACGCCAACGTGGGCCGGCCGCAGGTGGCCTACCGCGAGACGATCCGCCACCGAGTGACGGACATCGAGGGGAGGTTCGTCCGGCAGACGGGCGGCCGCGGCCAGTACGGGCACGTGGTCATCAACCTCGAGCCGGCCGCGCCGGGCGCGGGGTTCGTCTTCGAGGACCAGATCGTGGGCGGCTCGATCCCGCGCGAATACATCCGCCCGGTGGAGCAGGGGATCAAGGAAGCGCTCGAGAACGGCGTGCTGGCCGGATATCCCGTGGTGGACGTGAAGGTCGAGCTGACGGACGGCTCGTACCACGACGTGGATTCGAGCGAGATGGCGTTCAAGATCGCGGGCTCGATGGCCTTCAAGGAGGCCGCGCGGGCCGCGAAGCCCATCCTGCTTGAGCCGATCATGGACGTGGAAGTCGTGACGCCGAGCGAGTACCTCGGCGACGTGATGGGGGACCTCTCGAGCCGGCGGGGCCGGATCGGCGGGATGACGCAGCGCGCTGAGGCGCAGGTCATCGGCGCCTCGGTACCGCTCTCGGAGATGTTCGGCTACTCCACCACGCTGCGCTCGATGAGCCAGGGGCGCGCGGTGTACTCGATGCAGTTCTCGCGGTACGAGGAAGTGCCGAAGGCAAAGGCCGAAGAGATCATCACCAAGGTAAAGGGTTAA
- the tuf gene encoding elongation factor Tu translates to MAKVKFERTKPHVNVGTIGHVDHGKTTLTAALTKIAADKGWGTTYVTYDQVAKASESQGRRDATKILTIATSHVEYNTPNRHYAHVDCPGHADYVKNMITGAAQMDGAILVVSAVDGPMPQTREHILLARQVNVPSIVVFLNKCDLVDDPELLDLVELEVRELLSKFDFPGDDTPVIRGSASKAIVGDAKWVANIEELFNAIDTFIPQPKREVDKPFLMPVEDVFSITGRGTVATGRIERGKVKVSEEVEMVGFGAAKKAVVTGVEMFRKLLDEGQAGDNVGLLLRGVEKNEIERGMVLAKPGSITPHTKFHAEVYVLTKEEGGRHTPFFKGYRPQFYFRTTDVTGNVELPAGVEMVMPGDNVQMTISLITPIAMEEGLRFAIREGGRTVGAGVVAKILE, encoded by the coding sequence ATGGCAAAGGTAAAGTTCGAGCGCACCAAGCCCCACGTGAACGTCGGCACGATCGGCCACGTGGACCACGGCAAGACCACCCTCACCGCGGCGCTGACCAAGATCGCCGCCGACAAGGGATGGGGCACGACGTACGTCACGTACGACCAGGTGGCCAAGGCGTCCGAGTCCCAGGGGCGCCGCGATGCGACCAAGATCCTCACGATCGCGACCAGCCACGTGGAGTACAACACGCCCAACCGGCACTACGCGCACGTGGACTGCCCGGGGCATGCCGACTACGTGAAGAACATGATCACGGGCGCGGCGCAGATGGACGGCGCCATCCTGGTGGTCAGCGCGGTGGACGGCCCGATGCCGCAGACCCGGGAGCATATCCTCCTGGCTCGTCAGGTGAACGTGCCGTCGATCGTGGTGTTCCTGAACAAGTGCGACCTGGTGGACGACCCGGAGCTGCTCGACCTGGTGGAGCTCGAGGTCCGCGAGCTGCTCAGCAAGTTCGATTTCCCGGGCGACGACACACCCGTCATCCGCGGCTCGGCCTCCAAGGCCATCGTGGGCGACGCGAAGTGGGTGGCGAACATCGAGGAGCTGTTCAACGCCATCGACACCTTCATCCCCCAGCCGAAGCGCGAGGTGGACAAGCCGTTCCTGATGCCGGTCGAGGACGTGTTCTCGATCACCGGCCGCGGCACGGTGGCCACCGGCCGGATCGAGCGCGGCAAGGTCAAGGTGAGCGAGGAAGTCGAGATGGTCGGCTTCGGCGCGGCCAAGAAGGCCGTCGTCACCGGCGTCGAGATGTTCCGCAAGCTGCTCGACGAGGGCCAGGCGGGCGACAACGTCGGCCTGCTGCTGCGCGGCGTCGAGAAGAACGAGATCGAGCGCGGGATGGTGCTGGCCAAGCCGGGCTCCATCACGCCGCACACCAAGTTCCACGCCGAGGTGTACGTCCTCACGAAGGAAGAGGGCGGGCGCCACACGCCGTTCTTCAAGGGGTATCGCCCGCAGTTCTACTTCCGCACCACCGACGTGACGGGCAACGTGGAGCTGCCGGCTGGCGTCGAGATGGTGATGCCGGGCGACAACGTGCAGATGACGATCTCGCTCATCACCCCGATCGCTATGGAGGAAGGTCTCCGCTTCGCGATTCGGGAGGGCGGCCGCACGGTAGGCGCGGGCGTCGTCGCGAAGATCCTGGAGTAG
- the rpsJ gene encoding 30S ribosomal protein S10: MKVAGRIRIRLKAFDHAVIDQAAADIVRAAEKTGAQVTGPIPLPTKRQLWTVLRSPHVDKKSREQFELKTHKRLIDINDSRPQTVDALTKLDLPAGVDVEIKVE; this comes from the coding sequence ATGAAAGTCGCGGGCCGCATCCGGATCCGACTCAAGGCGTTCGACCACGCCGTCATCGACCAGGCCGCGGCGGACATCGTGCGCGCGGCGGAGAAGACGGGCGCGCAGGTCACCGGCCCGATCCCACTGCCCACCAAGCGGCAGCTGTGGACGGTGCTGCGGAGCCCGCACGTGGACAAGAAGAGCCGGGAGCAGTTCGAGCTGAAGACCCACAAGCGGCTGATCGACATTAACGACTCGCGGCCGCAGACGGTAGACGCCCTCACCAAGCTGGACCTTCCGGCTGGGGTCGACGTCGAGATCAAGGTGGAGTAG
- the rplC gene encoding 50S ribosomal protein L3 encodes MDSIIGRKLGMTQLFAEDGTVTPVTVIEAGPCPVVQVRPAPAPGGHARVQLGFGQARAKHASSAEKGHAAKAGLPAAPKVLREFPAAGDAPEPGTVVTVSAFTVGEKVKVTGISKGRGFQGVVHRHGFHGGPASHGNTKFRKPGSVGPGTDPSRVIKGKKMPGHMGAKQRTQVGLTVAKVDPERNLLFVQGAVPGSTRGIVTVRKEGT; translated from the coding sequence ATGGATTCGATCATCGGTCGCAAGCTGGGCATGACCCAGCTGTTCGCCGAAGACGGGACGGTCACGCCGGTCACGGTGATCGAGGCGGGACCGTGCCCGGTGGTGCAGGTGCGGCCGGCCCCGGCCCCCGGTGGTCACGCGCGGGTGCAGCTCGGCTTCGGCCAGGCCAGAGCCAAGCACGCCAGCAGCGCCGAGAAGGGCCACGCCGCGAAGGCCGGTCTCCCGGCGGCGCCCAAGGTGCTGCGAGAGTTCCCGGCGGCCGGCGACGCCCCGGAGCCCGGGACGGTGGTCACCGTCTCGGCGTTCACGGTCGGCGAGAAGGTCAAGGTCACGGGCATTTCGAAGGGCCGCGGGTTCCAGGGCGTGGTGCACCGGCACGGGTTCCACGGCGGTCCCGCGAGCCACGGCAACACGAAGTTCCGGAAGCCCGGCTCGGTCGGGCCCGGCACCGACCCGTCGCGCGTCATCAAGGGCAAGAAAATGCCCGGTCACATGGGCGCCAAGCAGCGCACCCAGGTAGGGCTCACCGTGGCCAAGGTGGACCCGGAGCGGAACCTCCTCTTCGTGCAGGGGGCGGTTCCCGGCTCGACGCGCGGGATCGTGACCGTTCGCAAGGAGGGCACGTGA
- the rplD gene encoding 50S ribosomal protein L4, giving the protein MSAFEVMAYTAEGARRPRTVRLPEDPFDGRVHEVVMHEAVKTFLANQRQGTASTKTRGLVSGGNQKPWKQKGTGRARQGSIRAPNWPGGGTAFGPLPRDYRLALPRKVRRLGRQSALNARAREQALSVIETLAFDEPKTKRMAELILRMGLGEHQVLVLTSENKPNVVRSARNLQKVDVMRYMDASTYDILHADAVVIEEPALGALEAGAEAPAQEAPPPSRKRVRAAERAETAEAAAAQPERKKPAAKQAAPAKQAEKPAAKQAAPARKAAKPAAKKAAPAKKAEKPAAKKPGKKKGK; this is encoded by the coding sequence GTGAGCGCGTTCGAGGTGATGGCCTACACCGCCGAGGGCGCGCGGCGACCGCGTACGGTGCGACTCCCCGAGGACCCGTTCGACGGCCGCGTTCACGAGGTCGTGATGCACGAGGCGGTGAAGACGTTCCTCGCCAACCAGAGGCAGGGGACCGCCAGCACCAAGACGCGCGGCTTGGTCAGCGGCGGTAACCAGAAGCCGTGGAAGCAGAAGGGCACCGGGCGGGCCCGGCAAGGCTCGATCCGGGCGCCCAACTGGCCCGGCGGCGGCACCGCCTTCGGACCGCTGCCGCGTGACTACCGCCTGGCGCTGCCGCGGAAGGTTCGGCGGCTGGGCCGGCAGTCGGCGCTCAACGCCCGGGCGCGCGAGCAGGCGCTCTCGGTCATCGAGACGCTCGCGTTCGACGAGCCGAAGACGAAGCGCATGGCCGAGCTGATCCTCCGGATGGGGCTCGGCGAGCACCAGGTCCTCGTGTTGACGAGCGAGAACAAGCCGAACGTGGTGCGGTCGGCGCGAAACCTCCAGAAGGTGGACGTGATGCGTTATATGGACGCGTCGACGTACGACATCCTGCACGCGGACGCGGTGGTGATCGAGGAGCCCGCTCTGGGCGCGCTCGAGGCCGGCGCCGAGGCGCCGGCGCAGGAAGCGCCGCCGCCGTCCCGGAAGCGGGTGCGGGCAGCCGAGCGCGCCGAGACGGCGGAGGCCGCGGCCGCCCAGCCGGAGAGGAAGAAGCCGGCGGCGAAGCAGGCCGCGCCGGCGAAGCAGGCGGAGAAGCCCGCTGCGAAGCAGGCCGCTCCGGCCAGGAAGGCCGCGAAGCCCGCGGCGAAGAAGGCCGCCCCGGCCAAGAAGGCCGAGAAGCCCGCGGCGAAGAAGCCCGGCAAGAAGAAGGGGAAGTAG
- the rplW gene encoding 50S ribosomal protein L23: protein MPDFTRTLIKPVVTEKSSAAYENAKIYTFRVHLDSSKPAIREAIEHLFGVTVTAVRTMTVRTKERKAGGMGRGRAGRRSSWKKAIVTLKEGDAIQIFEG from the coding sequence ATGCCAGATTTCACGCGCACCTTGATCAAGCCGGTCGTGACCGAGAAGTCCTCGGCGGCGTACGAGAACGCGAAGATCTACACCTTCCGCGTTCACCTGGACTCGTCCAAGCCGGCGATACGCGAGGCGATCGAGCACCTCTTCGGCGTCACGGTCACCGCGGTGCGCACCATGACCGTCCGCACCAAGGAGCGTAAGGCCGGCGGCATGGGCCGCGGGCGCGCGGGGCGCCGGTCGTCGTGGAAGAAGGCGATCGTCACCCTCAAAGAGGGCGACGCCATCCAGATCTTCGAGGGTTAG
- the rplB gene encoding 50S ribosomal protein L2, with translation MGIRQFKPGTPSQRFRIISDFAEITRTTPEESLLEPLRSQGGRNNQGHVTTRYRGGGHKRMYRRIDFRRDKYGVPGKVAHIEYDPNRSARIALIQYADGEKRYIIHPRGLQVGDTVNAGPGADIRLGNAVPLSEIPLGTTVHNVELKRGRGGQIGRAAGAEIQVVAKEGAHVTLKLKSGEVRLVRGECLATIGQVGNAEHELESVGKAGKSRWLGRRSRVRGVAKNPVDHPLGGGEGKSSGGRPPVSPWGKPEGVKTRHKKKASTKLIIRGRKRGKATQ, from the coding sequence ATGGGCATCCGTCAGTTCAAGCCCGGCACGCCGTCGCAGCGGTTCCGCATCATCTCCGATTTCGCGGAGATCACGCGGACCACGCCCGAGGAGTCCCTCCTCGAGCCGCTGCGCTCGCAGGGTGGGCGCAACAACCAGGGGCACGTCACGACGCGGTACCGCGGCGGCGGCCACAAGCGGATGTACCGGCGGATCGACTTCCGGCGCGACAAGTACGGGGTGCCGGGGAAGGTCGCGCACATCGAGTACGACCCGAACCGTTCGGCGCGCATCGCCCTCATCCAGTACGCGGACGGCGAGAAGCGGTACATCATCCACCCGCGCGGCCTGCAGGTGGGAGACACGGTCAACGCGGGCCCCGGGGCGGACATCCGCCTGGGCAACGCGGTCCCGCTCTCCGAGATCCCGCTCGGCACGACGGTGCACAACGTGGAGCTCAAGCGTGGGCGCGGCGGCCAGATCGGCCGCGCGGCCGGCGCCGAGATCCAGGTGGTGGCGAAGGAAGGCGCCCACGTCACGCTGAAGCTCAAGAGCGGCGAGGTGCGGCTGGTGCGCGGCGAGTGCCTCGCGACCATCGGCCAGGTGGGCAACGCCGAGCACGAGCTCGAGAGCGTAGGCAAGGCGGGCAAGTCGCGGTGGCTCGGGAGGCGCTCCAGGGTGCGCGGCGTGGCCAAGAACCCGGTGGACCACCCCTTGGGCGGCGGTGAGGGGAAGTCCAGCGGCGGCCGGCCCCCGGTCTCGCCGTGGGGCAAGCCCGAGGGCGTGAAGACGCGCCACAAGAAGAAGGCCAGCACGAAGCTCATCATCCGCGGCCGCAAACGCGGCAAGGCGACGCAATAA
- the rplV gene encoding 50S ribosomal protein L22, giving the protein MEARAIQRTVRQSPRKMRLVVDLIRGLPVNEAFSILKFSKKGAARQISKVLLSAVSNAREHSLKGDERLDEDSLFVKTVTVDEGPALKRFMPAAMGRATPIKKRTSHVKITVATKE; this is encoded by the coding sequence ATGGAAGCGCGCGCGATCCAGCGGACGGTGCGCCAGTCGCCGCGGAAGATGCGGCTCGTCGTGGACCTGATCCGCGGCCTGCCGGTGAACGAGGCGTTCTCGATCCTGAAGTTCAGCAAGAAGGGCGCCGCGAGGCAGATCTCGAAGGTCCTGCTCTCGGCGGTGTCGAACGCGCGGGAGCATTCGCTGAAGGGCGACGAACGGCTCGACGAGGACTCGCTCTTCGTCAAGACCGTGACGGTGGACGAGGGTCCGGCCCTGAAGCGGTTCATGCCGGCGGCGATGGGCCGGGCGACTCCGATCAAGAAGCGGACGAGCCACGTGAAGATCACCGTGGCCACGAAGGAGTAA
- the rpsC gene encoding 30S ribosomal protein S3 — translation MGQKTHPHGFRLGIVKPWRSRWYANRDFPALLKEDELVRTYLKTRLSHAAISDVHIERKPGKVLVTVHTGRPGVVIGKRGAEVDKLRDELAQLTGKEIGINVEEIKRPELDAQLVSDNVAHQLAQRISFRRAMKRAVQSAMRMGAQGIKIKCGGRLGGAEIARVEGYHEGRVPLHTLRADVDYATSTAKTTFGTIGVKVWIFKGEVVEDSRGRTYSTGA, via the coding sequence GTGGGACAGAAGACACATCCGCACGGTTTCCGGCTGGGGATCGTCAAGCCCTGGCGCTCCCGCTGGTACGCCAACCGGGACTTCCCGGCGCTGCTCAAGGAAGACGAGCTGGTGCGCACCTACCTGAAGACCCGGCTCTCGCACGCCGCGATCAGCGACGTGCACATAGAGCGCAAGCCCGGCAAGGTGCTGGTCACGGTGCATACCGGCCGGCCGGGCGTCGTGATCGGCAAGCGCGGCGCCGAGGTGGACAAGCTCCGTGACGAGCTGGCGCAGCTCACCGGCAAGGAGATCGGGATCAACGTCGAGGAGATCAAGCGACCGGAGCTCGACGCGCAACTGGTCTCGGACAACGTCGCGCACCAGCTCGCCCAGCGAATCTCGTTCCGCCGCGCCATGAAGCGGGCGGTGCAGTCGGCGATGCGGATGGGCGCGCAGGGGATCAAGATCAAGTGCGGCGGCCGCCTGGGCGGGGCGGAGATCGCGCGGGTCGAGGGCTACCACGAGGGCCGGGTGCCGCTGCACACGCTGCGCGCGGACGTGGACTACGCTACCTCGACGGCCAAGACGACCTTCGGCACCATCGGCGTGAAGGTCTGGATCTTCAAGGGCGAGGTCGTGGAGGATTCCCGCGGCCGGACCTACAGCACGGGGGCGTAG
- the rplP gene encoding 50S ribosomal protein L16: protein MLAPKRVKFRKMMKGRMRGVAGRGATVAFGHFGLQAVEAGWVSNRQIEASRVAMTREMKRGGKLWIRIFPDKPITKKPAETRMGKGKGNPEGWVAVVKPGRVLFEIEGVTKEVARKSMALASAKLPIKTRFIEREG, encoded by the coding sequence ATGCTCGCGCCCAAGCGGGTGAAGTTCCGCAAGATGATGAAGGGCCGGATGCGCGGCGTCGCGGGCCGCGGGGCGACGGTCGCCTTCGGACATTTCGGCCTGCAGGCGGTCGAGGCTGGCTGGGTATCGAACCGGCAGATCGAGGCGTCGCGCGTGGCGATGACGCGGGAGATGAAGCGCGGCGGGAAGCTCTGGATCCGGATCTTCCCCGACAAGCCGATCACGAAGAAGCCGGCGGAGACGCGGATGGGCAAGGGCAAGGGCAACCCGGAGGGCTGGGTGGCGGTGGTGAAGCCGGGCCGCGTGCTGTTCGAGATCGAGGGCGTGACCAAGGAGGTCGCGCGCAAGTCGATGGCGCTGGCTTCGGCCAAGCTGCCGATCAAGACCCGCTTCATCGAGCGGGAGGGCTGA
- the rpmC gene encoding 50S ribosomal protein L29 — protein MALEKLTMTAIREMTDDEIRAKLVELEKERFGLRFKSATEVMANPMDLRTTRRTVARLKTALQGRASKAKAT, from the coding sequence ATGGCGCTCGAGAAGCTGACGATGACGGCAATCCGCGAGATGACGGACGACGAGATCCGCGCCAAGCTCGTGGAGCTCGAGAAGGAGCGGTTCGGTCTCCGGTTCAAGTCGGCCACCGAGGTGATGGCCAACCCCATGGATCTCAGGACGACGCGGCGCACGGTGGCCCGGCTCAAGACGGCGCTACAGGGCCGCGCGTCGAAGGCGAAGGCGACATGA
- the rpsQ gene encoding 30S ribosomal protein S17, whose translation MSEQQAVRNRRKTRVGTVVSDKMHKSCVVSFERRITHPLYGKQSTRTKRVVAHDEANDAHVGDVVRVMETRPLSKTKRWRVVAVVERAK comes from the coding sequence ATGAGCGAGCAGCAGGCGGTGCGTAACCGGCGCAAGACGCGCGTCGGCACGGTGGTGAGCGACAAGATGCACAAGTCGTGCGTCGTGTCTTTCGAGCGGAGGATCACCCACCCGCTCTACGGGAAGCAGTCAACGCGGACCAAGCGCGTGGTGGCGCACGACGAGGCCAACGACGCGCACGTCGGTGACGTCGTCCGCGTCATGGAGACGCGGCCGTTGTCGAAGACCAAGCGGTGGCGTGTGGTCGCGGTAGTCGAGCGGGCGAAGTAG